A part of Bacillus thuringiensis genomic DNA contains:
- the dltA gene encoding D-alanine--poly(phosphoribitol) ligase subunit DltA has product MKLLEQIEKWAIETPDQTAFVWRDAKITYKQLKEDSDALAHWISSEYPDDRSPIMVYGHMQPEMIINFLGCVKAGHAYIPVDLSIPADRVQRIAENSGAKLLLSGTEVTVTDLPVRIVSEDNLKDIFFTHKGNTPNPEHAVKGDENFYIIYTSGSTGNPKGVQITYNCLVSFTKWAVEDFNLQTGQVFLNQAPFSFDLSVMDIYPSLVTGGTLWAIDKDMIARPKDLFASLEQSDIQVWTSTPSFAEMCLMEASFSESMLPNMKTFLFCGEVLPNEVARKLIERFPKATIMNTYGPTEATVAVTGIHVTEEVLDQYKSLPVGYCKSDCRLLIMKEDGTLAPDGEKGEIVIVGPSVSVGYLGSPELTEKAFTMIDGERAYKTGDAGYVENGLLFYNGRLDFQIKLHGYRMELEEIEHHLRACSYVEGAVIVPIKKGEKYDYLLAVVVPGEHSFEKEFKLTSAIKKELNERLPNYMIPRKFMYQSSIPMTPNGKVDRKKLLSEVTA; this is encoded by the coding sequence ATGAAGTTATTAGAACAAATTGAAAAGTGGGCTATTGAAACGCCTGATCAAACTGCTTTTGTTTGGCGAGATGCGAAAATTACGTACAAACAATTAAAGGAAGATTCTGATGCGTTAGCACATTGGATTTCTTCTGAGTATCCAGATGATCGTTCACCAATTATGGTGTATGGCCATATGCAACCTGAAATGATTATTAACTTTTTAGGTTGTGTAAAAGCTGGACATGCTTATATTCCTGTAGATTTATCTATCCCAGCTGATCGTGTACAACGTATCGCTGAAAATTCTGGTGCGAAATTACTTTTATCAGGAACAGAAGTAACTGTAACTGATTTACCAGTTCGCATTGTAAGTGAAGACAACTTAAAAGATATTTTCTTTACTCATAAAGGGAACACTCCAAATCCTGAACATGCGGTAAAAGGTGATGAGAACTTCTACATTATTTACACATCAGGAAGCACAGGTAATCCGAAAGGGGTTCAGATTACTTATAACTGCCTTGTAAGCTTTACAAAATGGGCTGTAGAAGATTTCAACTTACAAACAGGGCAAGTATTCTTAAACCAAGCACCTTTCTCATTCGATTTATCTGTCATGGATATTTACCCATCATTAGTAACCGGTGGTACACTTTGGGCAATCGATAAAGATATGATTGCACGTCCAAAAGACTTGTTTGCTTCTTTAGAGCAATCGGATATACAAGTATGGACTTCAACACCCTCTTTCGCAGAGATGTGTTTAATGGAAGCATCTTTCTCTGAGAGTATGCTACCGAATATGAAAACATTCTTATTCTGCGGTGAAGTGTTACCAAATGAAGTAGCTAGAAAATTAATTGAGCGTTTCCCAAAAGCAACAATTATGAATACGTACGGTCCAACAGAAGCTACTGTCGCTGTAACAGGTATTCACGTTACAGAAGAAGTGCTTGATCAATACAAATCACTTCCAGTTGGCTACTGTAAATCAGACTGTCGCCTTCTTATTATGAAAGAAGATGGTACGCTTGCACCTGATGGTGAAAAAGGTGAAATCGTAATTGTCGGTCCAAGCGTAAGCGTTGGATATTTAGGAAGCCCTGAATTAACAGAAAAAGCATTTACTATGATTGACGGTGAGCGCGCCTATAAAACAGGCGATGCTGGCTATGTTGAAAATGGTCTTCTATTCTATAATGGTCGTCTTGATTTCCAAATTAAGCTGCATGGTTATCGAATGGAATTAGAAGAAATTGAGCATCACCTTCGTGCGTGTTCTTACGTAGAAGGTGCAGTTATCGTTCCAATTAAAAAAGGTGAAAAATACGATTATTTATTAGCGGTTGTTGTTCCTGGAGAACATTCATTTGAAAAAGAATTCAAATTAACATCTGCAATCAAAAAAGAACTCAATGAGCGATTACCAAACTACATGATTCCACGTAAATTCATGTATCAATCTTCTATTCCTATGACACCAAATGGAAAGGTAGATCGCAAAAAATTATTGAGTGAGGTTACAGCATGA
- a CDS encoding carboxymuconolactone decarboxylase family protein — protein MKCKVNFIYFTIKRKEIGGEMMERISLSNVGVTKFQKLLGHNPDLLHSWSMVENTLYSKGTLSAELKEQVRRTLAYGNECPYCMAKGRPDDMQKVEEMSVAVTFAHIFVHDKKAIDDNMFHVLKQYWTEKEIVELCAYICFITASQQLGFLFQLQPNEGENDD, from the coding sequence ATGAAATGTAAAGTGAACTTTATTTATTTTACAATAAAACGGAAGGAAATAGGAGGGGAAATGATGGAGAGAATTTCATTATCAAATGTAGGAGTTACAAAGTTTCAAAAGTTATTAGGGCATAATCCAGATCTATTACATTCATGGAGTATGGTAGAGAATACACTGTATAGTAAAGGAACTCTGTCGGCAGAGTTGAAGGAGCAAGTAAGAAGAACATTAGCGTACGGGAATGAATGTCCGTACTGTATGGCAAAGGGAAGGCCCGATGATATGCAAAAGGTAGAAGAAATGAGTGTCGCAGTTACTTTTGCACATATATTTGTTCATGATAAAAAGGCAATAGATGATAATATGTTTCATGTATTGAAACAATATTGGACAGAAAAAGAAATTGTAGAGCTTTGCGCTTATATTTGTTTTATCACTGCGTCGCAACAACTTGGTTTTTTGTTTCAATTACAGCCGAATGAAGGAGAAAATGATGACTAA
- a CDS encoding SseB family protein — protein MEQIPVKRIEEVLVIAGDDKQKQKEFYELLLSTEFYVAGSLEAENGATEGILRLRHFQGEDRWIVPFFTQMEFVKDVLPEGTPLITIRGKELFGSIEKDATAVLNVGTDRSKTFIPEEIADIASGRIFNYYK, from the coding sequence ATGGAGCAAATTCCGGTAAAGAGAATAGAAGAAGTACTTGTTATAGCAGGGGACGATAAACAGAAGCAAAAGGAATTTTATGAATTGCTCTTATCTACTGAGTTTTATGTTGCTGGTTCACTAGAAGCAGAGAACGGAGCAACAGAAGGAATACTTCGTTTGCGTCACTTCCAAGGAGAGGATAGATGGATCGTTCCGTTCTTTACACAAATGGAATTTGTAAAAGACGTGTTGCCAGAAGGAACACCCCTTATTACGATACGTGGGAAAGAGTTATTTGGTAGCATTGAGAAAGATGCTACAGCCGTATTAAATGTTGGTACTGATAGAAGTAAGACATTTATTCCAGAAGAAATTGCAGATATCGCATCTGGACGAATTTTTAATTACTATAAGTAA
- a CDS encoding NAD(P)H-dependent flavin oxidoreductase, producing the protein MFTSRVIDLLQIKYPIIQAGMAGAITTPELVAAVSNSGGLGTLGAGYMSPEQIREAIYKIRERTDKPFGVNLLLTKEVQIEEEKVNLAKVLLSGVNREFGIGEEETIKLPKSYKEQLQVLIEENVPAVSFAFQTLEKEEIDDLKRRGIKVIGTATHVREARVLAELGVDIIVGQGSEAGGHRGTFIGKEQDAMIGTFALIPQLVAAVPHIPIVAAGGVMNGQGLVAAFTLGAEAVQMGSAFLTSEESITHDVYKEAVLRSTDTSTTVTRAFSGKYARGIRNEFIERHEGKEEGLPMYPVQNVLTSKIRQEAAKQNKGEYMSLWAGQASSLARIESAQHVVERVMKEAENVIEQLQHIYRKRPLE; encoded by the coding sequence ATGTTTACAAGTCGCGTAATAGATCTATTACAAATTAAGTATCCCATTATTCAAGCAGGTATGGCAGGTGCTATTACGACGCCTGAGCTTGTTGCAGCTGTAAGTAATAGCGGAGGACTAGGAACGCTTGGAGCAGGCTATATGAGCCCTGAGCAAATTCGTGAAGCGATTTATAAAATAAGGGAACGAACTGATAAGCCTTTCGGTGTTAATTTACTGTTAACGAAAGAGGTACAGATAGAAGAAGAGAAAGTAAACTTGGCAAAGGTATTACTTAGCGGAGTGAATAGAGAATTCGGTATAGGGGAAGAAGAGACGATAAAGCTTCCCAAAAGCTATAAAGAACAATTACAAGTGTTAATAGAAGAAAACGTACCAGCCGTTAGCTTTGCATTTCAAACGTTAGAAAAAGAAGAAATAGATGACTTAAAAAGAAGAGGAATAAAAGTCATCGGAACAGCTACTCATGTGAGAGAGGCGAGGGTACTTGCTGAATTAGGAGTAGACATTATTGTTGGTCAAGGTAGCGAGGCAGGAGGGCATAGAGGAACGTTTATTGGGAAAGAACAGGACGCTATGATTGGGACGTTTGCATTAATTCCACAGTTAGTAGCAGCAGTCCCGCATATCCCAATTGTTGCAGCAGGTGGTGTAATGAACGGACAAGGGCTTGTTGCGGCATTTACACTGGGGGCAGAAGCTGTTCAAATGGGATCAGCCTTTTTAACGAGTGAAGAAAGTATTACGCATGATGTGTATAAAGAAGCAGTTTTACGTAGTACAGATACGAGTACAACTGTGACCCGTGCGTTTTCCGGGAAATATGCGCGAGGTATTCGTAATGAATTTATAGAGAGACATGAAGGGAAAGAAGAAGGGCTTCCAATGTATCCAGTGCAAAATGTATTAACCTCTAAAATACGCCAAGAAGCAGCAAAACAAAATAAAGGAGAATACATGTCGCTTTGGGCAGGGCAAGCGTCATCGTTAGCACGAATAGAATCAGCTCAGCATGTAGTGGAGCGAGTTATGAAAGAAGCAGAGAACGTAATCGAACAATTACAACATATATATAGAAAAAGACCACTTGAATAA
- a CDS encoding teichoic acid D-Ala incorporation-associated protein DltX, which produces MERLKEIWSQPLTQWVAKTVYYLAILFALLWLYGFHDTNTSTFIYNEF; this is translated from the coding sequence ATGGAAAGATTAAAAGAGATATGGTCTCAACCACTCACACAATGGGTTGCAAAGACGGTTTATTACCTTGCAATTTTATTTGCATTACTTTGGTTGTATGGATTCCATGATACAAACACAAGTACATTTATTTACAATGAATTCTAG
- a CDS encoding S66 peptidase family protein codes for MIYPNALQQGDTVMIIAPSGPPTIENVLKGVNLLQEMGLSVVIGKSVYEKYGYLAGSDQVRLDDIHEAFSNHEVKAIFCARGGYGSARLLPHIQYEIIRQNPKIFWGYSDITALHTAFSRYAKLVTFHGPMVEELGKGVDSLSLSSFNQLFHPYSTILSASECIVPTSSCTVTGTLAGGNLAVLTSIVGSSYEINTANKLLLLEDIGEEPYRVDRMLNQLLLSGKFNECSGVIFTSCHDCTPSKPSQSLQTILYEYFAPYHIPVLFGLPIGHISPNIGIPLGTTATISTNNKTLSISSGVATPYSN; via the coding sequence ATGATATATCCAAATGCGTTACAACAAGGTGATACAGTAATGATTATTGCACCATCCGGTCCACCAACAATTGAAAATGTATTAAAAGGTGTAAACCTATTACAAGAAATGGGTTTATCTGTAGTAATCGGGAAAAGTGTTTATGAGAAATATGGATATTTAGCTGGAAGTGATCAAGTTCGTCTCGATGATATACATGAAGCATTTTCAAATCATGAAGTAAAGGCCATTTTCTGTGCACGAGGTGGTTACGGGAGTGCTCGTCTCCTCCCTCACATTCAATATGAAATCATTAGGCAAAACCCAAAAATCTTTTGGGGATATAGCGATATTACAGCTTTACATACTGCCTTTTCACGTTATGCAAAGCTCGTTACTTTTCACGGTCCAATGGTGGAAGAATTAGGAAAAGGTGTAGATTCTCTCTCTTTATCTTCTTTCAATCAACTATTTCATCCGTATTCTACCATCTTATCTGCTTCAGAATGTATCGTACCTACCTCTTCCTGTACAGTTACAGGCACATTAGCGGGAGGAAATTTAGCTGTGTTAACGAGTATAGTTGGTTCATCCTATGAGATAAATACGGCGAATAAACTTTTGTTGCTTGAAGACATTGGGGAAGAACCGTATCGTGTTGATCGTATGTTAAATCAGCTACTTTTATCTGGAAAGTTTAATGAATGTAGCGGTGTTATTTTTACAAGTTGTCACGACTGCACGCCTTCTAAACCATCTCAATCATTACAAACAATATTATATGAATATTTCGCACCATATCATATACCTGTTCTATTCGGCTTACCGATTGGGCATATAAGTCCAAACATCGGGATTCCTCTTGGAACTACAGCAACCATAAGTACAAATAATAAAACACTCTCTATTTCTTCTGGCGTAGCCACTCCATATTCAAATTAA
- the dltC gene encoding D-alanine--poly(phosphoribitol) ligase subunit DltC, whose amino-acid sequence MAEFKEQVLDILEEVCENDIVKENLDVQLFEEGILDSFAVVSLLVEFQERLDIEVSISDFDRDEWATPNMVIKKLEEIR is encoded by the coding sequence ATGGCAGAATTCAAAGAGCAAGTATTAGATATTTTAGAAGAAGTATGTGAAAACGATATTGTGAAAGAAAACTTAGATGTTCAATTATTTGAAGAAGGTATTCTTGATTCTTTCGCTGTAGTATCTTTATTAGTTGAATTCCAAGAGCGTTTAGATATTGAAGTTTCTATTTCTGATTTTGACCGTGACGAGTGGGCTACACCAAACATGGTTATTAAGAAGTTGGAAGAAATCCGATGA
- the dltD gene encoding D-alanyl-lipoteichoic acid biosynthesis protein DltD, whose translation MNKAKFGPMLLALALFAVFLLIPTRFLLPLLSDEKVEQAATSLKEEKIQSMILQQKMLADPKYLPMYGSSEFARMDAFHPSNYFKVKPEGFTPFLLGRGGTQDLVHVLNFASTMDQLKDKKMVFVLSPQWFVPQGIDETHFAPNFSKQQGYHLLFNDDLKPEMKKQIAKRLLNFEIVKKETLLKISLEGIVYDDTKHKVKALAAKPFAYIYRNILDRKDLFTAMFDIKPHKEKLDPSLKQMNWDEARKHADQTGAVESGSNEYGIEDDYFNSKIKKKLKQREGYLKNDAYDQSPEYEDLQIVLDLLKQSGAKPLFISVPVKGPWYDYAGFPKERRELYYKKVHEQIEKAGYPIADFSNHEYDKYFLKDHMHLGWKGWVYIDEAIQQFYKAN comes from the coding sequence ATGAACAAAGCAAAATTTGGTCCGATGCTTTTAGCATTGGCCCTTTTTGCTGTATTCTTACTTATTCCAACGCGCTTCCTACTTCCACTTTTAAGTGATGAAAAAGTAGAACAAGCTGCCACTTCTTTAAAAGAAGAAAAGATTCAAAGTATGATATTACAGCAAAAGATGTTAGCAGACCCGAAATACCTTCCGATGTACGGTTCATCGGAATTCGCACGTATGGATGCTTTCCATCCATCAAATTATTTCAAAGTAAAGCCTGAAGGGTTCACACCATTCCTACTTGGACGCGGAGGAACACAAGACCTTGTACATGTGTTAAACTTTGCATCTACAATGGATCAATTGAAGGATAAGAAAATGGTATTCGTTCTTTCTCCTCAATGGTTTGTACCACAAGGTATTGATGAAACACACTTTGCACCTAACTTTTCAAAACAACAAGGCTATCACTTGCTTTTCAATGATGACTTAAAGCCTGAAATGAAAAAGCAAATTGCAAAACGTTTATTAAACTTTGAGATTGTCAAAAAAGAAACTTTATTAAAAATTTCGCTTGAAGGCATCGTTTATGATGATACAAAGCATAAAGTAAAAGCACTTGCTGCTAAACCTTTCGCTTATATTTATCGTAACATTTTAGATCGTAAAGATTTATTTACAGCAATGTTTGATATTAAACCGCATAAAGAAAAACTTGACCCTTCATTAAAACAAATGAATTGGGACGAGGCTCGTAAACATGCAGATCAAACGGGTGCAGTAGAATCAGGTTCTAACGAATATGGTATCGAAGATGATTACTTCAACAGCAAAATCAAGAAGAAATTAAAGCAACGTGAAGGCTACTTAAAAAATGATGCTTATGATCAATCGCCAGAATATGAAGATTTACAAATTGTGCTTGATTTATTAAAACAATCTGGTGCAAAACCACTCTTCATTTCTGTTCCTGTAAAAGGTCCTTGGTACGATTACGCTGGCTTCCCGAAAGAACGTCGCGAGTTGTACTACAAGAAAGTTCATGAGCAAATTGAGAAAGCTGGCTATCCAATTGCCGACTTCTCAAATCATGAATATGATAAATACTTCTTAAAAGATCATATGCACTTAGGTTGGAAAGGCTGGGTTTATATCGATGAAGCCATCCAACAATTTTATAAAGCAAACTAA
- the dltB gene encoding D-alanyl-lipoteichoic acid biosynthesis protein DltB — protein MTAYGSFYFFAIVGILLIPTIIAGLKGKMLRKYNAVLTLVMIAIIFSDKPKQAIMLAAFIIWQYALIKGYLILRKQNNSTFMFCIAVILSILPLILAKIAPFVPELHFIVFAGMSYVTFRAVQMVFEVRDNLIKELSFFNFWEFVLFFPAISSGPIDRYRRFQKDIQKPPSAEEYQKLLYTGLNRIFQGFLYKFIIAHLITTYLVKAVFANQDTLLSNAIFMYATSMQLFFDFAGYSAFVIGISYMMGIKTPENFNKPFLSRNIKDFWNRWHMSLSFWFRDFIYMRFVFFATKKKLIKNRYTISYIGAFLNFFIMGIWHIQGSAVAQYVIYGLYHAALFILFDIFERKNKKHKFWPNNKFTHVLAIVITFHVVCFGFLIFSGHLNRYF, from the coding sequence ATGACCGCATATGGATCATTTTATTTTTTCGCTATAGTGGGCATTTTATTAATACCTACTATCATAGCTGGATTAAAAGGTAAAATGTTGCGTAAATATAATGCCGTTTTAACATTAGTCATGATTGCTATTATCTTCTCGGATAAACCGAAGCAAGCGATTATGTTAGCCGCATTTATTATTTGGCAATATGCCCTAATTAAAGGCTATTTAATTTTAAGAAAACAAAATAATAGTACATTCATGTTTTGTATAGCTGTTATTTTATCGATTTTGCCACTTATTTTGGCAAAAATCGCACCATTTGTACCTGAATTACATTTTATTGTTTTCGCAGGTATGTCTTACGTAACATTTAGAGCTGTACAGATGGTCTTTGAAGTTCGTGATAATTTAATTAAAGAACTTTCCTTCTTTAATTTCTGGGAGTTTGTTTTATTCTTCCCTGCGATTTCAAGTGGGCCTATCGATCGTTACCGTAGATTCCAAAAAGATATTCAAAAGCCACCTAGTGCTGAGGAATATCAAAAGTTACTATATACAGGGCTTAACCGTATTTTCCAAGGTTTTCTGTATAAGTTTATAATCGCGCACTTGATAACAACATATCTTGTAAAGGCAGTATTCGCCAATCAAGATACACTTTTATCTAATGCGATTTTTATGTATGCTACTAGCATGCAATTATTCTTTGACTTTGCAGGTTATAGTGCATTCGTAATTGGTATCAGTTACATGATGGGAATTAAAACTCCAGAAAACTTTAATAAGCCATTCCTTAGTCGTAATATTAAAGACTTCTGGAACCGCTGGCACATGAGTTTATCATTCTGGTTCCGTGATTTCATCTACATGCGTTTCGTCTTTTTTGCAACGAAGAAAAAGTTAATTAAGAACCGTTACACAATTTCGTATATCGGTGCATTTTTAAACTTCTTCATTATGGGGATTTGGCACATCCAAGGAAGCGCTGTTGCACAGTATGTTATTTATGGTCTCTATCATGCCGCACTGTTTATTTTATTCGATATTTTCGAGCGAAAAAACAAGAAGCATAAGTTTTGGCCAAACAATAAATTTACACACGTCCTTGCGATTGTAATTACGTTCCACGTTGTATGTTTCGGTTTCCTCATTTTCTCTGGACACCTTAACAGATACTTTTAA
- a CDS encoding cysteine hydrolase family protein encodes MTNQIALIIIDVQKAFQLPYWGERNNLFAEENMRMLLEQWRKRKRPVFHIQHVNKENAQSMFYEGAETVNFKEEVQPLPGEVIIQKSVNSAFIGTNLEEQLREKKCHTVVVVGLTTNHCVETTTRMAGNLGFTTYLVSDATATFNRKGLDGKDYSAEDIHNMTLVNLYEEFAAIVTTKEVLKLF; translated from the coding sequence ATGACTAATCAAATAGCGCTTATCATAATTGATGTACAAAAGGCGTTTCAATTACCATACTGGGGCGAGAGAAATAATCTTTTTGCTGAAGAAAACATGAGAATGTTATTAGAACAATGGAGAAAAAGGAAACGACCAGTTTTTCATATTCAACATGTAAATAAAGAAAATGCACAGTCGATGTTTTATGAGGGAGCGGAAACGGTAAACTTTAAAGAAGAAGTGCAGCCACTACCAGGTGAAGTGATTATTCAGAAATCTGTTAACAGCGCGTTCATTGGGACAAATTTAGAAGAGCAATTAAGAGAGAAGAAATGTCATACGGTAGTGGTTGTAGGATTAACGACAAATCATTGTGTGGAGACTACGACACGAATGGCAGGAAATTTAGGATTTACAACGTATTTAGTGAGTGATGCGACGGCTACTTTTAACCGTAAAGGTCTAGATGGTAAAGATTATAGTGCAGAAGACATTCACAATATGACACTTGTAAATTTATATGAAGAGTTTGCTGCGATTGTGACGACAAAAGAAGTGTTAAAATTATTTTAA
- the amaA gene encoding N-acyl-aliphatic-L-amino acid amidohydrolase: MKRMWKDLISEENIIKWRQHFHKYPELSFHEKETSQFIYDTLCSFSSFEVTRPTKYSVLAIKRGTGQGKVVAIRADIDALPIQEETRKSYTSVNKGMMHACGHDAHAAILLSTAEVLSNIKEDFVGEIRLFFQHAEEVYPGGGQEMVEAGVMDGVDYVIGLHVMSGLESGKIGIAYGPMMAAPDVFTVEIQGKGGHAARPEETIDPIAIGAQIITNLQHIVSRNTSAFMQRVVSVTQFHGGMADNIIPSAATLMGTVRSFNQALRIEAEEKIEQIVKGITKAHGGKYTYTYRYGYDPVINDEYITKVVEESALHLFGNERVVKLEPSMGGEDFSAYLRKAPGCFIKLGTGNEKVDTCYPHHHPKFDVDESALIYGVELFLETAIRLLKS; encoded by the coding sequence ATGAAGAGGATGTGGAAGGATCTCATTTCAGAAGAAAACATTATTAAATGGAGACAGCATTTTCATAAATATCCGGAATTATCATTTCATGAAAAAGAAACTTCACAATTTATATATGATACATTATGCTCATTTTCTTCTTTTGAAGTAACGAGACCGACGAAGTATAGTGTACTAGCAATTAAAAGAGGGACGGGACAAGGGAAAGTAGTTGCGATTCGAGCTGATATAGATGCTTTGCCAATTCAAGAGGAGACAAGGAAATCTTATACGTCTGTGAATAAAGGAATGATGCATGCATGTGGGCATGATGCTCATGCAGCTATTTTGTTAAGTACAGCAGAGGTGCTATCAAATATAAAGGAAGATTTTGTAGGTGAGATTCGTCTCTTCTTTCAGCATGCAGAAGAGGTGTATCCTGGCGGTGGACAAGAAATGGTTGAGGCAGGCGTGATGGATGGTGTTGATTATGTAATAGGTTTACATGTTATGTCAGGACTTGAGAGCGGGAAAATCGGAATTGCGTATGGGCCGATGATGGCGGCACCGGACGTATTTACAGTTGAAATTCAAGGGAAAGGAGGGCATGCGGCGAGGCCAGAAGAAACGATAGATCCTATTGCTATCGGAGCACAGATTATTACAAATTTACAACATATCGTATCAAGAAATACAAGTGCTTTCATGCAAAGAGTTGTTTCAGTCACGCAGTTTCATGGGGGAATGGCTGATAATATTATTCCTAGTGCAGCAACTTTGATGGGAACTGTGCGCTCTTTTAATCAAGCGTTAAGGATAGAAGCAGAAGAGAAAATTGAGCAAATCGTGAAAGGAATTACAAAGGCACATGGAGGAAAGTATACATATACGTACCGATATGGATATGATCCGGTTATTAATGATGAATATATTACGAAAGTGGTAGAAGAAAGTGCACTACATTTGTTTGGGAATGAGCGTGTTGTGAAGCTGGAACCTTCTATGGGAGGAGAAGATTTTTCAGCATATTTAAGAAAGGCACCGGGTTGCTTCATTAAATTGGGGACGGGGAATGAAAAGGTAGATACTTGTTATCCGCATCATCATCCAAAATTTGATGTAGATGAATCAGCTTTAATTTATGGAGTGGAATTATTTCTAGAGACGGCGATAAGACTACTAAAATCATAG
- a CDS encoding aminoglycoside phosphotransferase family protein — protein sequence MDSYKQYIKEALPNLSIHSYKQNEEGWDNVAVIVNDELLFRFPRKQEYALRIPLEKELCTLLSYSLHEIEVPKYHLFYKKDTDTIPLCSYYALIHGEPLTTEIVAKLDEKEWKIIITQLATFLAALHSIPLKRVKTLGFPIEKTLTYWKELQTKLNQYVTNSLTSFQKSSLNRLFKNFFTCINTSIFQNTIIHADFTHHHILFNKQNKNISGVIDFGDAQIGDPAFDFAGLYYDFGREFTTSVYEQYSTLISHHDPLLIHRITTFYQYSPLLHNMIYNFESENELEFITGTDQLKVILQG from the coding sequence ATGGACTCTTACAAACAATATATAAAAGAAGCTCTACCTAATCTTTCTATACATTCATATAAACAAAATGAAGAAGGATGGGATAATGTAGCAGTTATAGTAAATGATGAGCTACTGTTTCGTTTTCCGCGAAAACAGGAATATGCACTGCGAATCCCGTTAGAAAAAGAACTATGCACACTTCTCTCTTACTCACTACATGAAATTGAGGTTCCAAAGTACCACCTATTCTATAAAAAGGATACTGATACTATTCCCCTCTGTAGTTACTATGCTCTCATTCATGGTGAACCGTTAACAACAGAAATAGTTGCGAAGTTAGATGAAAAAGAATGGAAAATAATTATTACACAATTAGCTACTTTCCTTGCGGCTCTACATAGTATTCCTTTAAAACGTGTGAAAACATTAGGATTCCCTATAGAAAAAACACTTACCTACTGGAAAGAGCTACAAACTAAGTTAAATCAGTATGTTACTAACAGTCTTACTTCGTTCCAGAAATCATCTTTAAATCGTTTATTCAAAAATTTCTTTACATGTATCAATACATCCATTTTTCAAAATACAATTATTCACGCTGATTTTACACATCATCATATTTTATTTAATAAGCAGAACAAAAACATTTCAGGTGTTATCGATTTTGGTGATGCTCAAATTGGCGATCCTGCTTTTGATTTTGCTGGGCTATATTATGATTTCGGACGTGAGTTTACTACATCTGTATATGAACAGTACAGTACACTTATTTCTCATCATGATCCATTACTCATTCACCGCATTACTACCTTTTATCAATACAGTCCTTTACTACATAATATGATTTATAACTTTGAGTCAGAGAATGAACTCGAATTCATTACAGGTACAGATCAACTGAAAGTAATACTACAGGGATGA
- a CDS encoding flavodoxin, giving the protein MSKLVMIFASMSGNTEEMADHIAGAIRETENEIEVIDIMDSPEASILEQYDGIILGAYTWGDGDLPDDFLDFYDAMDSIDLTGKKAAVFGSCDSAYPKYGVAVDILIEKLQERGAAVVLEGLKVELTPEDEDVEKCLQFGAEFVKHLS; this is encoded by the coding sequence TTGAGTAAGTTAGTAATGATTTTTGCAAGTATGAGTGGAAATACAGAGGAAATGGCCGATCATATTGCGGGTGCAATTCGTGAAACAGAAAATGAAATTGAAGTTATCGATATTATGGATTCACCAGAAGCTTCTATACTAGAACAGTATGATGGAATTATTTTAGGTGCTTACACTTGGGGAGATGGTGACCTTCCTGATGATTTCTTAGATTTTTATGATGCAATGGATTCTATTGATTTAACCGGGAAAAAAGCAGCAGTATTCGGATCATGTGATTCGGCTTATCCGAAATACGGCGTGGCGGTTGACATTTTAATAGAAAAGCTACAAGAGCGCGGAGCTGCAGTTGTGTTAGAAGGACTAAAAGTAGAATTAACGCCAGAAGATGAAGATGTAGAAAAATGTTTACAGTTTGGAGCTGAATTTGTAAAACACCTTTCTTAA